A genome region from Anopheles stephensi strain Indian chromosome 2, UCI_ANSTEP_V1.0, whole genome shotgun sequence includes the following:
- the LOC118517517 gene encoding galectin-4-like isoform X2 has protein sequence MTNLQIFTPILPYVGRLPGELRYGSRIKLRGHFREPQNTVHIILQKEALLNPQDDLPLYITVHPGRKEIVRNHLCSDCSTGQEERVDNCPIECGQDFELTVVPTSGGYEILLHGAPLHTFSYRTPLTTARYLFVSSGCVIFAINYENWNVTTSEQPHRPQTPSPPLQLPQLYPILHQHREEPQQHQQQRSIQARQQPPRQHHHHHGNNLQELVLQVLPLVQLAASQLQANAHNSPATGNDGNGARLVSNLAHLLPLFQPAVEQRRKRVKSPRTNRWSLPRMNNAEIMPAMFLTCSMGLMKLFRFLIIACVFGYIGYVFSRNTPWNVSWK, from the exons ATGACCAACTTACAAATCTTTACACCC ATTCTGCCCTACGTTGGACGATTGCCGGGAGAGTTACGATATGGGTCCAGAATTAAGTTACGAGGTCACTTCCGCGAACCCCAGAACACGGTTCACATCATACTGCAAAAGGAAGCGCTGCTGAATCCTCAGGATGACCTACCGCTGTACATTACGGTGCATCCCGGCCGGAAGGAAATCGTTCGTAATCATCTCTGCAGCGATTGTTCCACCGGGCAAGAGGAACGTGTCGACAACTGTCCGATCGAGTGTGGTCAAGATTTCGAGCTCACTGTCGTGCCCACCAGTGGTGGGTACGAAATTCTTCTGCACGGTGCACCGCTACATACATTCAGCTATCGTACACCCCTCACAACGGCTCGCTATCTGTTCGTGTCCAGTGGTTGTGTCATTTTCGCAATTAATTACGAAAATTGGAATGTgaccacgagtgagcaaccgCACCGGCCACAAACACCAT caccaccactgcAACTGCCCCAGCTCTACCCCATACTGCACCAACACCGGGAGgaaccacaacaacaccagcagcaacgatCGATACAAGCTCGGCAACAACCTCCACGacagcatcaccatcaccatggcAACAATCTCCAGGAGCTGGTACTTCAGGTGTTACCTCTTGTGCAGCTGGCAGCATCTCAGCTGCAAGCGAATGCACACAATTCTCCCGCCACCGGTAACGATGGAAACGGTGCGAGGCTTGTCAGCAATCTTGCTCACCTTCTGCCACTGTTTCAACCGGCCGTGGAACAACGCAGGAAGCGCGTCAAGTCGCCGAGAACCAATCGGTGGTCCTTGCCGCGGATGAACAATGCCGAAATTATGCCGGCAATGTTTCTG ACATGTTCGATGGGCCTGATGAAACTGTTTCGCTTCCTGATAATTGCCTGCGTTTTCGGATACATTGGATACGTATTCTCAAGAAATACGCCATGGAATGTGTCATGGAAATAG
- the LOC118517517 gene encoding galectin-4-like isoform X1 — translation MTNLQIFTPILPYVGRLPGELRYGSRIKLRGHFREPQNTVHIILQKEALLNPQDDLPLYITVHPGRKEIVRNHLCSDCSTGQEERVDNCPIECGQDFELTVVPTSGGYEILLHGAPLHTFSYRTPLTTARYLFVSSGCVIFAINYENWNVTTSEQPHRPQTPSAPPLQLPQLYPILHQHREEPQQHQQQRSIQARQQPPRQHHHHHGNNLQELVLQVLPLVQLAASQLQANAHNSPATGNDGNGARLVSNLAHLLPLFQPAVEQRRKRVKSPRTNRWSLPRMNNAEIMPAMFLTCSMGLMKLFRFLIIACVFGYIGYVFSRNTPWNVSWK, via the exons ATGACCAACTTACAAATCTTTACACCC ATTCTGCCCTACGTTGGACGATTGCCGGGAGAGTTACGATATGGGTCCAGAATTAAGTTACGAGGTCACTTCCGCGAACCCCAGAACACGGTTCACATCATACTGCAAAAGGAAGCGCTGCTGAATCCTCAGGATGACCTACCGCTGTACATTACGGTGCATCCCGGCCGGAAGGAAATCGTTCGTAATCATCTCTGCAGCGATTGTTCCACCGGGCAAGAGGAACGTGTCGACAACTGTCCGATCGAGTGTGGTCAAGATTTCGAGCTCACTGTCGTGCCCACCAGTGGTGGGTACGAAATTCTTCTGCACGGTGCACCGCTACATACATTCAGCTATCGTACACCCCTCACAACGGCTCGCTATCTGTTCGTGTCCAGTGGTTGTGTCATTTTCGCAATTAATTACGAAAATTGGAATGTgaccacgagtgagcaaccgCACCGGCCACAAACACCAT cagcaccaccactgcAACTGCCCCAGCTCTACCCCATACTGCACCAACACCGGGAGgaaccacaacaacaccagcagcaacgatCGATACAAGCTCGGCAACAACCTCCACGacagcatcaccatcaccatggcAACAATCTCCAGGAGCTGGTACTTCAGGTGTTACCTCTTGTGCAGCTGGCAGCATCTCAGCTGCAAGCGAATGCACACAATTCTCCCGCCACCGGTAACGATGGAAACGGTGCGAGGCTTGTCAGCAATCTTGCTCACCTTCTGCCACTGTTTCAACCGGCCGTGGAACAACGCAGGAAGCGCGTCAAGTCGCCGAGAACCAATCGGTGGTCCTTGCCGCGGATGAACAATGCCGAAATTATGCCGGCAATGTTTCTG ACATGTTCGATGGGCCTGATGAAACTGTTTCGCTTCCTGATAATTGCCTGCGTTTTCGGATACATTGGATACGTATTCTCAAGAAATACGCCATGGAATGTGTCATGGAAATAG
- the LOC118507987 gene encoding zinc finger protein 354A-like: protein MSDHDVAQDDEILVDDGTGLYSHCYLCHTPAVQDEFCQLFPEPNFFSPAKTICDVLDVALMPELCHSLIICKSCNALCAEYQSLVERMEMIHRTITTTYNQTVMKLTGLTETDIKEGLVAVEYNDNLDTELHTFNKELMSMEEMFGELNPDEIQVDPSYETLQDNASHLEQNDPDEPAAEDCVQFIKVDEHVTPLLPTDSDEMVQKNVGDEFSGEETLQRYIIDTDETIVEVDEEDGTAIYCVYNDVVESFSDPEEQPETAVPVLDGATTENGFLENDDAIIDGASQASESGVNEIQESVSATSLLLNEVELSGAGSPPLNEKDDLRPYYIKIENYYYCTVCPTDNDETTVSTNGIKLMAEHLSKEHNLLAHICQLCDAIYFQREAYVNHLATHATQEESALGSELTCDQCDATFTKQNALDQHRKSHPSGKSKVWHCELCDKKYTSKAFFEVHMNKHAGLRPFKCTVCSKDFSSKYALAVHLKTHYDRPRTFVCKECGNAFYSRHNLVQHERTHRAEREYECGDCGKKFFTQHNLNVHKVIHSSNKAFACRQCGKKFARKAEVRDHERTHTGEKPFVCDMCDLAFAQRSNLNSHKRLTHFNDKRYKCDLCGACFKRRRLLDYHTRAMHTGERPYKCDLCPASFVYPEHFQKHKRIHTGIKPYACEVCNKTFTSQDNRNAHRYVHSDKKPYECVTCGTGFMRKAQLYTHMQEQGHLNDTIVVNQPRISANDVIEFETESLVVDGQADGEQHRDVEVGSDDEHAHITFICDEEYVDGVSEME, encoded by the exons ATG AGCGATCATGATGTTGCACAAGACGACGAGATTCTTGTTGACGATGGTACCGGTCTGTACTCGCACTGCTATTTGTGCCACACTCCAGCCGTGCAAGATGAATTTTGTCAACTTTTCCCCGAGCCGAACTTTTTCTCGCCCGCTAAAACGATATGTGATGTGCTGGATGTAGCACTGATGCCGGAACTGTGCCACTCGCTGATCATTTGCAAGAGCTGCAATGCACTGTGCGCGGAGTATCAGTCGTTGGTAGAACGTATGGAAATGATCCACAGGACCATCACAACGACCTACAATCAAACCGTGATGAAGCTGACGGGGCTGACGGAGACGGACATCAAGGAAGGGTTGGTGGCGGTTGAGTACAACGACAACCTTGACACGGAACTGCACACCTTCAACAAAGAGCTG ATGTCTATGGAAGAAATGTTTGGAGAGCTAAATCCGGACGAGATACAGGTGGACCCATCCTACGAGACCCTGCAAGATAACGCTTCTCATCTGGAACAAAACGATCCGGACGAGCCGGCGGCAGAAGACTGTGTGCAGTTTATAAAGGTCGATGAGCACGTTACACCCCTGCTGCCGACCGATTCCGACGAGATGGTGCAGAAGAATGTCGGTGACGAATTTTCTGGCGAAGAAACGCTCCAGCGGTATATAATCGATACGGATGAAACGATCGTGGAGGTGGATGAAGAAGATGGAACCGCAATCTATTGCGTCTACAATGACGTTGTAGAGTCGTTTAGTGACCCGGAAGAGCAGCCGGAGACGGCGGTACCAGTGCTGGATGGTGCAACGACCGAAAATGGGTTTCTGGAGAATGATGATGCTATCATCGACGGTGCATCGCAAGCAAGTGAAAGTGGAGTAAACGAGATTCAGGAATCCGTATCTGCAACCTCACTGCTGCTGAATGAGGTAGAGCTCTCCGGAGCAGGATCTCCACCACTAAACGAGAAAGATGATTTAAGGCCG tattatataaaaatagaaaactactactactgcacCGTCTGCCCGACCGACAACGACGAAACAACGGTTTCTACGAACGGCATCAAGCTGATGGCAGAACATTTAAGCAAAGAGCACAATCTACTAGCCCATATCTGCCAACTGTGTGATGCCATATACTTTCAGCGCGAAGCTTACGTTAACCACCTTGCCACACACGCCACACAAGAAGAAAGTGCGCTTGGGAGTGAACTGACCTGTGATCAGTGCGATGCCACGTTCACCAAACAAAATGCGCTTGACCAGCACCGCAAGTCGCACCCGAGCGGAAAGAGCAAGGTGTGGCACTGTGAGCTGTGCGACAAGAAGTACACCTCGAAAGCGTTCTTTGAGGTGCACATGAACAAGCACGCCGGTTTGCGGCCGTTCAAGTGTACCGTGTGCTCGAAAGATTTTAGCTCCAAGTACGCGCTGGCAGTGCACCTGAAAACACACTACGATCGTCCCCGTACGTTCGTGTGCAAGGAGTGTGGGAATGCGTTTTACAGTCGGCACAATTTGGTACAGCACGAACGGACGCATCGGGCCGAGCGAGAGTACGAGTGTGGCGATTGTGGGAAGAAATTTTTCACCCAGCACAATTTGAACGTACATAAGGTTATTCACAGTAGCAACAAGGCTTTTGCATGTCGCCAGTGCGGAAAGAAGTTCGCCCGGAAAGCGGAAGTAAGAGACCACGAGCGGACGCACACAG GTGAGAAGCCATTTGTGTGTGATATGTGTGATTTGGCGTTTGCGCAACGGTCCAACCTTAACTCCCACAAGCGGCTAACACATTTCAACGACAAGCGCTACAAATGTGACCTATGCGGGGCTTGCTTTAAACGGCGCAGGCTGCTCGACTATCATACGCGAGCGATGCACACGGGAGAGCGGCCGTACAAGTGTGATCTGTGTCCCGCTTCCTTCGTGTATCCGGAACActttcaaaaacacaaacgcatTCACACCGGCATCAAGCCGTACGCGTGCGAGGTGTGCAACAAAACGTTCACCAGTCAGGACAATCGGAATGCGCATCGTTACGTGCACAGCGACAAGAAACCGTACGAATGTGTGACGTGCGGTACTGGGTTTATGCGTAAGGCGCAGCTCTACACGCATATGCAGGAGCAGGGCCACCTGAACGACACGATCGTGGTGAATCAGCCGCGGATCAGTGCGAACGATGTGATCGAGTTCGAGACGGAATCGTTGGTGGTCGATGGGCAGGCGGATGGTGAACAACACCGGGATGTGGAGGTCGGCTCGGACGAtgaacacgcacacataacGTTCATTTGCGATGAGGAGTACGTGGATGGGGTTTCAGAAATGGAATAG
- the LOC118507988 gene encoding transmembrane protein 60, translating to MGFVQRALFTWFILLVFMVVLCLRLENRIYWNWFLVFIPLWLYDVILVAWAVIEIVHRQHRFISLHHYKYYVVGIVLKIFSQITICLKLEYKSIPMYVMMIPIWMLLALLIVFVGTHLQPKPRSIGSNRSNRQSAGVSS from the coding sequence ATGGGTTTCGTACAGCGCGCCCTCTTCACGTGGTTCATATTGCTGGTGTTTATGGTGGTGCTCTGTCTGCGGCTGGAAAACCGTATCTACTGGAACTGGTTCCTCGTCTTCATACCGCTATGGCTGTACGACGTGATACTGGTCGCGTGGGCCGTAATCGAAATCGTGCACAGACAGCACCGGTTTATCTCGCTGCACCATTACAAGTATTACGTGGTGGGCATTGTGTTGAAAATTTTCTCCCAAATCACCATCTGTCTGAAGCTCGAGTACAAATCGATACCGATGTACGTGATGATGATTCCGATCTGGATGCTGTTGGCGTTGCTCATCGTGTTCGTCGGTACCCATCTGCAGCCGAAACCACGCTCGATCGGATCGAACCGCAGCAACCGACAGTCGGCGGGCGTATCCTCCTGA